The Halanaerobiaceae bacterium ANBcell28 genome window below encodes:
- a CDS encoding DUF975 family protein: MLYYISAKDFLKKGSLLFKKNFWRLFIIHLLLILFSIFLSVIFFGLSFLSLNLELNPFITSFFIFLFFLAFVLIIPVLTAGYRYIYIKIANGEKSNFLDLFKGFSNFWNVWLCQYFKTILIYAGSLLFLIPFLVILIPSIFYPLFNSLYEYSHYGVNSNYYHIENLFYNSTILISLFPIIIMIISAFWILKFMLTTYVVVDKNCSASNALYYGSKITNGYKWKIFLVLLCPFLLSFVINVILGYLGAGAILSFYDFLGMFIATFIISPWINCIIAIIYKTLLYKSSNLNEHDLEKLENKSKAPIETEQLDDDSDENLES, translated from the coding sequence ATGTTATACTATATTTCAGCTAAAGACTTTTTGAAAAAAGGCTCACTTCTTTTTAAGAAGAACTTTTGGAGACTGTTTATCATTCACCTGCTTCTAATTCTATTTTCAATATTTTTAAGTGTTATATTCTTTGGTTTATCTTTTTTAAGCTTAAATCTAGAACTTAATCCTTTTATTACTAGCTTTTTTATTTTCCTATTCTTTCTAGCATTTGTTCTCATTATACCTGTACTAACTGCTGGATACAGGTACATATATATAAAAATTGCTAATGGGGAAAAATCAAATTTTTTAGATTTGTTTAAAGGTTTTTCTAACTTCTGGAACGTTTGGCTATGTCAATATTTTAAAACAATATTAATATATGCCGGAAGTTTACTGTTTTTAATACCATTTTTAGTAATTTTGATTCCTAGTATTTTCTATCCTTTATTCAATTCCCTTTATGAATATTCTCACTATGGGGTGAATAGTAACTATTACCATATCGAAAATTTATTTTATAATTCTACTATACTTATATCCTTATTTCCGATAATAATTATGATAATATCAGCATTCTGGATACTAAAATTTATGCTTACAACTTATGTGGTTGTTGATAAAAATTGTTCAGCAAGCAATGCTCTTTACTATGGAAGCAAAATAACAAACGGGTATAAATGGAAAATATTTTTGGTACTATTATGTCCATTTTTATTATCCTTCGTTATAAATGTTATATTAGGATATCTTGGGGCAGGAGCTATCTTGAGTTTCTATGATTTCTTAGGAATGTTTATTGCTACGTTTATAATTTCACCATGGATAAATTGTATTATTGCTATTATTTATAAAACTTTGCTCTACAAATCTTCCAACTTAAATGAACATGATTTAGAAAAACTAGAAAATAAGTCTAAAGCTCCAATAGAAACAGAACAGTTAGATGATGA